A region from the Tigriopus californicus strain San Diego chromosome 9, Tcal_SD_v2.1, whole genome shotgun sequence genome encodes:
- the LOC131887293 gene encoding uncharacterized protein LOC131887293 isoform X1, with amino-acid sequence MFEKKIWLLICLVLSMAMHMANAQGSGSGEMEAGLEEGSAALDETPAEEASGEEATSEDTASEEDAVPEAEGEGAPEEDGAAPEEGEITEAEVDDADPEVDGSGEGANGIGDESFSAEGSGADATAEEGEGEANCEIVEDASGDSIEALLALGTKKCKESGAEAEAEGGAEELAATLFQCNMDGMDEKVAECMSSLDERVGTLEQATLSGEGGGLEEQITLVLVKKGVIDCDNNTQCADDRACIDSYQEPGRKLCERPCDRTQCSVPYSECVATNHEAECVCKEGFHGNGTKACFPEGFEEEANGKSYKMFDDAYVEFDNATDHCNELGARLPVLDSAETIKIIMAYLEESNFTVFEQWDRSSRRIWLGLTLDRGSGLTWVDGARVISYPASSRLFVWESRRMLSQEVSYADNSRHYALYIDGDLAKLPGGGRKGAAVLCELIPSQIREPAQQNPYQNYNTDPRYQQYGPQQPSYPSDGGYSPYAQRPGY; translated from the exons atgtttgaaaagaagatcTGGCTACTGATTTGTCTAGTCTTGAGCATGGCCATGCACATGGCCAATGCTCAAGGGTCCGGATCGGGAGAGATGGAAGCGGGCCTGGAAGAGGGTAGCGCTGCTTTAG ACGAAACACCAGCAGAAGAGGCTTCAGGCGAGGAAGCAACCTCAGAAGATACCGCCTCTGAGGAGGATGCAGTTCCTGAAGCTGAAGGTGAAGGAGCACCTGAGGAAGATGGAGCTGCCCCTGAGGAAGGTGAAATTACCGAAGCAGAGGTGGATGATGCGGATCCTGAGGTTGACGGATCAGGAGAAGGGGCCAATGGCATCGGTGATGAATCCTTTTCAGCAGAGGGGTCAGGTGCTGATGCTACGGCTGAGGAAGGCGAAGGTGAGGCCAATTGCGAGATCGTAGAGGACGCCTCTGGAGACAGTATAGAAGCACTTTTAGCCTTGGGCACCAAAAAGTGTAAAGAGTCCGGAG CCGAGGCAGAAGCTGAGGGAGGAGCTGAAGAGCTTGCTGCTACATTGTTCCAATGCAACATGGACGGTATGGACGAGAAAGTGGCTGAATGCATGAGCAGTCTGGATGAGAGAGTCGGAACTTTGGAGCAAGCAACTCTCTCAGGAGAAG GCGGCGGTCTTGAGGAACAAATCACTTTGGTTCTTGTCAAGAAAGGTGTCATCGATTGCGATAATAACACCCAATGTGCTGATGATCGAGCTTGCATCGATTCTTACCAAGAACCTGGACGAAAACTTTGCGAGAGACCTTGCGATAG AACCCAATGCAGTGTGCCATATTCCGAATGTGTGGCCACAAATCACGAGGCTGAGTGTGTCTGCAAGGAAGGGTTCCATGGTAACGGGACTAAGGCTTGTTTTCCTGAAGGGTTTGAGGAAGAAGCCAACGGAAAAAGTTACAAAATGTTCGATGATGCATACGTTGAATTCGACAACGCTACCGATCATTGCAATGAACTAGGAGCTCG ATTGCCCGTTTTGGATTCGGCCGAGACAATCAAGATCATCATGGCATATCTTGAAGAGTCTAACTTCACCGTTTTTGAGCAATGGGATCGATCGTCCCGACGGATTTGGCTTGGGCTCACTTTGGACCGTGGATCTGGATTAACCTGGGTGGATGGAGCTAGAGTCATCTCGTACCCCGCCTCTTCCAGGCTCTTTGTTTGGGAATCACGAAG AATGCTTTCACAAGAAGTGAGTTACGCGGACAATAGCCGACATTACGCTCTCTACATTGATGGAGACTTGGCCAAACTACCCGGAG GTGGTCGAAAGGGTGCTGCTGTGCTCTGCGAACTGATCCCGTCACAAATTCGAGAACCTGCACAACAAAATCCGTATCAAAACTACAACACTGACCCCCGTTACCAACAATACGGCCCACAACAGCCCAGTTACCCGAGCGATGGAGGTTATTCGCCCTACGCTCAACGTCCGGGCTATTAG
- the LOC131887294 gene encoding uncharacterized protein LOC131887294, translated as MIVPSFDKFNSWIMGICLGRQNTMAYQSKRDSTEVPSLFDDANVSLTGIQNQSEIKHDHPPKHTISRPFLGIPKPRNSVLPLLQECPDISITDVSDVVPSPASEISADDPNPLSMRINRRYSDCLPMLTQPTEKHDKDRSSSISTPGSREDATKLRSILKTRSSSPNATSIRDRRRSAVDFLENAKENTLNFLIPTRQLDARRRILKRSYKWWNDIETGSKSNKTPYQWLPNRSRKAVHFEFDQGQFSFERLPGGKSRRNSEDGAMTAYSSSNPTLPSFQLRRWQKIGRIMGVAMGLKLNSQGRQSTSDPEIDTSFDRDEESKFEHDEADTISLPLEIQGNKAPNPRRSLSLESLSLEAVHQPLDLVGFGSKNDSLCDFEDSLIDEDFDLNPTNLRLTPPSLSSMISHFP; from the exons ATGATCGTTCCTTCATTTGACAAGTTCAACTCGTGGATCATGGGAATATGTTTGG GTCGGCAAAATACTATGGCTTATCAATCGAAACGAGATTCCACCGAAGTGCCCTCCTTATTCGATGATGCCAATGTTTCTTTGACCGGGATTCAGAATCAAAGCGAGATCAAACATGACCACCCTCCAAAGCATACCATTTCAAGACCGTTCTTGGGCATTCCCAAACCTCGCAACTCAGTCCTTCCTTTACTTCAAGAGTGTCCGG ATATTTCAATCACAGACGTGTCCGACGTGGTTCCCTCGCCGGCCTCCGAGATCAGTGCCGATGATCCCAACCCGCTGTCCATGCGCATCAATCGACGTTACAGTGATTGTTTGCCAATGTTGACGCAACCAACCGAAAAACATGACAAAGATCGGAGCAGCTCGATTTCGACGCCAGGAAGTCGCGAGGATGCAACCAAATT GAGAAGCATCTTGAAAACTCGATCGAGCTCGCCCAATGCTACAAGCATCCGCGATAGACGACGATCTGCCGTAGACTTTTTGgaaaatgccaaagaaaataCACTGAATTTTCTCATTCCTACGAGACAATTGGATGCACGGAGACGAATCCTCAAGCGATCCTACAAATGGTGGAACGATATTGAAACCGGATCAAAGAGCAACAAAACTCCTTACCAATGGCTGCCAAATCGATCCAGAAAGGCTGTGCACTTTGAG TTTGACCAAGGtcaattcagttttgaaaGGCTGCCTGGTGGGAAATCTCGACGAAATTCGGAAGATGGCGCCATGACTGCCTACTCCTCCTCAAATCCAACATTGCCAAGCTTTCAACTTCGTCGTTGGCAAAAGATCGGTCGAATCATGGGTGTGGCCATGGGGCTCAAACTGAACTCCCAAGGGCGCCAGTCGACCTCGGACCCAGAAATTGACACGTCGTTCGATCGTGACGAGGAATCCAAATTTGAGCATGATGAGGCAGACACGATTTCCCTTCCCCTCGAGATCCAAGGCAACAAAGCGCCTAATCCAAGAAGATCCCTGAGTTTAGAATCGTTATCGTTAGAAGCCGTACACCAACCCTTGGATCTTGTTGGATTTGGGTCGAAAAATGACAGCTTGTGCGATTTCGAAGACAGTCTGATTGATGAGGATTTCGATCTGAACCCCACGAATCTCAGACTGACTCCCCCTAGCCTGTCTTCAATGATCTCTCATTTCCCATAA
- the LOC131887293 gene encoding uncharacterized protein LOC131887293 isoform X2, which produces MFEKKIWLLICLVLSMAMHMANAQGSGSGEMEAGLEEGSAALDETPAEEASGEEATSEDTASEEDAVPEAEGEGAPEEDGAAPEEGEITEAEVDDADPEVDGSGEGANGIGDESFSAEGSGADATAEEGEAEAEAEGGAEELAATLFQCNMDGMDEKVAECMSSLDERVGTLEQATLSGEGGGLEEQITLVLVKKGVIDCDNNTQCADDRACIDSYQEPGRKLCERPCDRTQCSVPYSECVATNHEAECVCKEGFHGNGTKACFPEGFEEEANGKSYKMFDDAYVEFDNATDHCNELGARLPVLDSAETIKIIMAYLEESNFTVFEQWDRSSRRIWLGLTLDRGSGLTWVDGARVISYPASSRLFVWESRRMLSQEVSYADNSRHYALYIDGDLAKLPGGGRKGAAVLCELIPSQIREPAQQNPYQNYNTDPRYQQYGPQQPSYPSDGGYSPYAQRPGY; this is translated from the exons atgtttgaaaagaagatcTGGCTACTGATTTGTCTAGTCTTGAGCATGGCCATGCACATGGCCAATGCTCAAGGGTCCGGATCGGGAGAGATGGAAGCGGGCCTGGAAGAGGGTAGCGCTGCTTTAG ACGAAACACCAGCAGAAGAGGCTTCAGGCGAGGAAGCAACCTCAGAAGATACCGCCTCTGAGGAGGATGCAGTTCCTGAAGCTGAAGGTGAAGGAGCACCTGAGGAAGATGGAGCTGCCCCTGAGGAAGGTGAAATTACCGAAGCAGAGGTGGATGATGCGGATCCTGAGGTTGACGGATCAGGAGAAGGGGCCAATGGCATCGGTGATGAATCCTTTTCAGCAGAGGGGTCAGGTGCTGATGCTACGGCTGAGGAAGGCGAAG CCGAGGCAGAAGCTGAGGGAGGAGCTGAAGAGCTTGCTGCTACATTGTTCCAATGCAACATGGACGGTATGGACGAGAAAGTGGCTGAATGCATGAGCAGTCTGGATGAGAGAGTCGGAACTTTGGAGCAAGCAACTCTCTCAGGAGAAG GCGGCGGTCTTGAGGAACAAATCACTTTGGTTCTTGTCAAGAAAGGTGTCATCGATTGCGATAATAACACCCAATGTGCTGATGATCGAGCTTGCATCGATTCTTACCAAGAACCTGGACGAAAACTTTGCGAGAGACCTTGCGATAG AACCCAATGCAGTGTGCCATATTCCGAATGTGTGGCCACAAATCACGAGGCTGAGTGTGTCTGCAAGGAAGGGTTCCATGGTAACGGGACTAAGGCTTGTTTTCCTGAAGGGTTTGAGGAAGAAGCCAACGGAAAAAGTTACAAAATGTTCGATGATGCATACGTTGAATTCGACAACGCTACCGATCATTGCAATGAACTAGGAGCTCG ATTGCCCGTTTTGGATTCGGCCGAGACAATCAAGATCATCATGGCATATCTTGAAGAGTCTAACTTCACCGTTTTTGAGCAATGGGATCGATCGTCCCGACGGATTTGGCTTGGGCTCACTTTGGACCGTGGATCTGGATTAACCTGGGTGGATGGAGCTAGAGTCATCTCGTACCCCGCCTCTTCCAGGCTCTTTGTTTGGGAATCACGAAG AATGCTTTCACAAGAAGTGAGTTACGCGGACAATAGCCGACATTACGCTCTCTACATTGATGGAGACTTGGCCAAACTACCCGGAG GTGGTCGAAAGGGTGCTGCTGTGCTCTGCGAACTGATCCCGTCACAAATTCGAGAACCTGCACAACAAAATCCGTATCAAAACTACAACACTGACCCCCGTTACCAACAATACGGCCCACAACAGCCCAGTTACCCGAGCGATGGAGGTTATTCGCCCTACGCTCAACGTCCGGGCTATTAG
- the LOC131887293 gene encoding uncharacterized protein LOC131887293 isoform X3, whose protein sequence is MFEKKIWLLICLVLSMAMHMANAQGSGSGEMEAGLEEGSAALDETPAEEASGEEATSEDTASEEDAVPEAEGEGAPEEDGAAPEEGEITEAEVDDADPEVDGSGEGANGIGDESFSAEGSGADATAEEAEAEAEGGAEELAATLFQCNMDGMDEKVAECMSSLDERVGTLEQATLSGEGGGLEEQITLVLVKKGVIDCDNNTQCADDRACIDSYQEPGRKLCERPCDRTQCSVPYSECVATNHEAECVCKEGFHGNGTKACFPEGFEEEANGKSYKMFDDAYVEFDNATDHCNELGARLPVLDSAETIKIIMAYLEESNFTVFEQWDRSSRRIWLGLTLDRGSGLTWVDGARVISYPASSRLFVWESRRMLSQEVSYADNSRHYALYIDGDLAKLPGGGRKGAAVLCELIPSQIREPAQQNPYQNYNTDPRYQQYGPQQPSYPSDGGYSPYAQRPGY, encoded by the exons atgtttgaaaagaagatcTGGCTACTGATTTGTCTAGTCTTGAGCATGGCCATGCACATGGCCAATGCTCAAGGGTCCGGATCGGGAGAGATGGAAGCGGGCCTGGAAGAGGGTAGCGCTGCTTTAG ACGAAACACCAGCAGAAGAGGCTTCAGGCGAGGAAGCAACCTCAGAAGATACCGCCTCTGAGGAGGATGCAGTTCCTGAAGCTGAAGGTGAAGGAGCACCTGAGGAAGATGGAGCTGCCCCTGAGGAAGGTGAAATTACCGAAGCAGAGGTGGATGATGCGGATCCTGAGGTTGACGGATCAGGAGAAGGGGCCAATGGCATCGGTGATGAATCCTTTTCAGCAGAGGGGTCAGGTGCTGATGCTACGGCTGAGGAAG CCGAGGCAGAAGCTGAGGGAGGAGCTGAAGAGCTTGCTGCTACATTGTTCCAATGCAACATGGACGGTATGGACGAGAAAGTGGCTGAATGCATGAGCAGTCTGGATGAGAGAGTCGGAACTTTGGAGCAAGCAACTCTCTCAGGAGAAG GCGGCGGTCTTGAGGAACAAATCACTTTGGTTCTTGTCAAGAAAGGTGTCATCGATTGCGATAATAACACCCAATGTGCTGATGATCGAGCTTGCATCGATTCTTACCAAGAACCTGGACGAAAACTTTGCGAGAGACCTTGCGATAG AACCCAATGCAGTGTGCCATATTCCGAATGTGTGGCCACAAATCACGAGGCTGAGTGTGTCTGCAAGGAAGGGTTCCATGGTAACGGGACTAAGGCTTGTTTTCCTGAAGGGTTTGAGGAAGAAGCCAACGGAAAAAGTTACAAAATGTTCGATGATGCATACGTTGAATTCGACAACGCTACCGATCATTGCAATGAACTAGGAGCTCG ATTGCCCGTTTTGGATTCGGCCGAGACAATCAAGATCATCATGGCATATCTTGAAGAGTCTAACTTCACCGTTTTTGAGCAATGGGATCGATCGTCCCGACGGATTTGGCTTGGGCTCACTTTGGACCGTGGATCTGGATTAACCTGGGTGGATGGAGCTAGAGTCATCTCGTACCCCGCCTCTTCCAGGCTCTTTGTTTGGGAATCACGAAG AATGCTTTCACAAGAAGTGAGTTACGCGGACAATAGCCGACATTACGCTCTCTACATTGATGGAGACTTGGCCAAACTACCCGGAG GTGGTCGAAAGGGTGCTGCTGTGCTCTGCGAACTGATCCCGTCACAAATTCGAGAACCTGCACAACAAAATCCGTATCAAAACTACAACACTGACCCCCGTTACCAACAATACGGCCCACAACAGCCCAGTTACCCGAGCGATGGAGGTTATTCGCCCTACGCTCAACGTCCGGGCTATTAG
- the LOC131887291 gene encoding striatin-interacting protein 1-like — MNGNGENGLNGSSSTSTNAAGLPKIREILRRQKPDSEDEESPDIDFVYADSDEFAAEMAEFYSYTENPEMSTWEKAFEQAVGQFRGPDTPTTWRDLSEADQVQLVQSILAQTELADPRERLEAMRAILYIAQGCWMECQSDSECLDAIRTNVVLLYRHGAWTTFIELLNLEIENTQAALNASRKLAVSLADSTELRIILGVLYVMTEVLRDHPDQRLKDNFKAELNVPLDDDLFAIRLLTMVTRFCSGTAPHFPMKKVLLLLWKVLLTSLGGMDVLREMKDTYRKNAGLNPITEDTLTVSRLMRAASPPANAAELVESTNNRRSNRPGIKRSMMTKQSSLDDMGLEIVQELEDDFEDAAESSTIESGFGRDSPRPGVPMMELEELPRSLPWTPKVRQKDVDQFFDYTRMKFVGFTLDDDHTTLAGLPHSIQEGVYTLKKHMYKSLSEIQIEREDDIAQHPISRPEAPVAQTPTETLYQAMLPSLPQYVIALLKILLASAPTSKSKTDSINIMTDVLPEDMPMTVMQSMKLGIDVNRHKEIIVKAVSGVLLLLLKHFKVNHIYQFEFMSQHLVFANCIPLVLKFFNQNIMAYIGSKNNIALLDFPSCVIGEQPELTAQTLEIGDTSVYCWRNMFSCINLLRVLNKLTKWKHSRIMMLVVFKSAPILKRTLKVKHAMMQLYVLKLLKMQTKYLGRQWRKSNMKTMSAIYTKVRHRLNDDWAFGNDVDSRPWDFQAEECALRAAVDRFNQRRYDKGNFSDSENDNMDFDYEPVDNCLSSVLGQDVELTDEFKQNYEKWLEREVLNMEIQWEMLLDKNQPTFTT; from the exons ATGAACGGCAACGGTGAGAACGGGCTCAATGGCTCGAGCTCCACCTCGACGAATGCGGCGGGTCTGCCTAAAATTCGCGAGATCCTCCGCCGTCAAAAACCCGATTCCGAG GATGAGGAATCGCCGGATATCGATTTCGTGTATGCGGATTCGGATGAATTTGCCGCCGAAATGGCCGAGTTCTATTCGTATACCGAAAATCCCGAGATGAGCACTTGGGAAAAGGCCTTTGAGCAGGCTGTGGGCCAATTCCGGGGACCCGACACGCCCACCACTTGGAG gGATCTGAGTGAGGCGGATCAAGTTCAATTGGTCCAATCGATTTTGGCTCAAACTGAGTTGGCCGATCCTCGAGAACGATTGGAAGCTATGCGCGCCATCTTGTACATAGCTCAAG GTTGTTGGATGGAGTGTCAATCCGATTCCGAATGTTTGGACGCGATTCGAACCAATGTAGTTTTGCTCTATCGCCATGGGGCCTGGACGACGTTCATTGAGCTACTGAATCTTGAGATCGA GAACACACAAGCGGCTCTGAATGCCTCGCGGAAATTGGCCGTTAGTTTGGCCGATTCGACTGAACTGCGAATCATCTTGGGCGTACTGTACGTCATGACCGAAGTTCTCCGCGATCACCCCGATCAACGTTTGAAAGACAACTTTAAGGCCGAACTCA ATGTGCCCCTGGATGATGATCTTTTCGCCATTCGGCTCCTGACCATGGTGACTCGGTTTTGTTCGGGCACGGCTCCGCATTTCCCCATGAAGAAGGTGCTTCTGTTGCTGTGGAAAGTGCTGCTCACCTCATTGGGCGGGATGGACGTGTTGCGAGAGATGAAGGACACCTATCGGAAGAACGCCGGCCTAAATCCAATCACCGAAGACACACTCACCGTGTCGCGACTCATGCGAGCGGCGTCGCCACCCGCCAATGCCGCTGAGCTCGTAGAATCTACCAATAATCGCCGCTCCAATCGACCAG GTATCAAACGTAGCATGATGACGAAACAAAGCTCGCTGGATGATATGGGACTGGAAATTGTGCAAGAGCTtgaagatgattttgaagatgcGGCAGAGTCATCCACGATCGAATCGGGTTTTGGTCGAGATAGCCCTCGACCCGGGGTGCCAATGATGGAATTAG AAGAGCTTCCCCGAAGTTTGCCTTGGACGCCAAAAGTGCGTCAAAAAGATGTGGACCAGTTTTTTGACTACACGCGCATGAAGTTTGTGGGTTTCACGCTCGATGATGATCACACCACATTGGCCGGCCTACCCCATTCCATTCAGGAGGGTGTGTACACGCTGAAAAAACACATGTACAAATCGTTATCCGAGATTCAAATAGAA CGGGAAGATGATATCGCACAACATCCCATATCTCGCCCGGAAGCACCCGTGGCTCAAACTCCAACGGAAACGCTATATCAGGCCATGCTCCCGTCGTTGCCGCAATATGTGATAGCGCTTCTCAAGATCCTTTTGGCCTCCGCCCCTACATCCAAGTCTAAAACCGACTCGATCAACATCATGACCGATGTCTTGCCTGAAGACATGCC TATGACGGTCATGCAATCCATGAAGCTTGGGATTGATGTCAATCGTCACAAGGAAATCATCGTCAAAGCCGTATCGGGTGTCCTCTTATTGCTcctcaaacatttcaaagtcaatcaCATCTACCAGTTCGAGTTTATGAGTCAGCACCTAGTCTTTGCCAACTGTATACCTcttgttttgaagtttttcaacCAGAACATTATGGCATACATTGGATCAAAGAACAA CATTGCTCTGCTGGACTTTCCCTCGTGTGTCATTGGTGAACAACCCGAATTAACAGCCCAAACTTTGGAGATTGGAGACACATCCGTGTATTGCTGGCGAAATATGTTCTCCTGCATCAATTTGCTCCGGGTTTTAAACAAGCTAACAAAATGGAAGCACTCTCGAATCATG ATGCTCGTGGTGTTCAAGTCGGCTCCCATCTTAAAGCGAACTTTGAAGGTGAAACATGCCATGATGCAGTTGTATGTTCTCAAGTTATTAAAGAtgcaaacaaaatatttgggaAGGCAATGGCGGAAATCAAACATGAAGACAATGTCTGCCATATACACCAAAGTTAGACATCGACTCAACGATGATTGGGCTTTCGGCAATG ACGTGGATTCCCGCCCTTGGGATTTTCAAGCCGAAGAATGCGCTCTCAGAGCGGCAGTTGACAGATTTAACCAAAGACGATATGACAAGGGAAACTTCTCGGATTCCGAAAACGACAACATG GATTTCGATTACGAGCCCGTTGACAATTGTTTGTCCTCCGTCCTTGGACAAGACGTGGAACTGACAGACGAGTTCAAACAAAACTACGAGAAGTGGTTGGAACGCGAGGTTCTCAACATGGAGATCCAATGGGAAATGCTCTTGGATAAAAATCAACCAACTTTCACCACCTAA
- the LOC131887292 gene encoding OTU domain-containing protein 5-like: protein MVSAVATAWSPGGAGSSSPRWSSPVNQTVKLQAGEKRSSSAVAYDDPPVSVKRRHRGKRHKSSTGPLPRPNVLPSPPMNRGGPPACPETHEPEGGYNSEDEYSHLGVNMSEEEWLEKDRRFERVVKKQGYIIKYMVEDGNCLFRSVADQVYGDQEMHACVRDHCMDYISQNADYYSQYMTEDIDSYVERKRYSEVHGNHLEIQALSEMYNRPIHIYCYSLEPINIFQNFQKSEKINVPIRLCYHRACHYNSLVDPHQASIGIGLGLPGFQPGLADRNLLGQACKASENDLVENTMLEDKLKATDWEATNEAIEEQVARESYLQWLRDNERRNGSKSASASATVTSGDLRTPKGMTSPKASCSKQMGSPKHHSSLLHAAVAGASANSPKAGCSTQCESPLPCTSSQSSQTAFGQCPGSTSNGSLNSSESSEEATSSAPSNVGRDYDGFQLFETASFLSGLPPNMFGLEDWAETDVLTQVLAASQQEYLDSLKQKQASVNDNGSETACSSSAPPSSSSSSSSSSASSSSKASTSAKPS from the exons ATGGTCTCGGCTGTGGCTACCGCGTGGTCGCCCGGCGGAGCAGGCTCGTCTTCGCCCCGTTGGTCCAGTCCGGTCAATCAGACCGTCAAGCTCCAGGCCGGCGAGAAGCGCTCGTCTTCGGCCGTGGCCTATGATGATCCGCCCGTGTCGGTCAAGCGTCGTCATCGAGGCAAGCGGCATAAAAGTAGCACCGGACCGCTGCCCCGCCCCAATGTCTTACCTTCGCCGCCCATGAACCGGGGTGGACCGCCCGCTTGTCCCGAGACACATGAGCCTGAGGGTGGGTACAACTCTGAGGATGAGTATTCACACTTGGGAGTGAACATGAGCGAAGAGGAATGGCTAGAGAAGGATCGTCGCTTTGAGCGAGTGGTTAAGAAGCAAGGCTACATCATCAAATATATGGTCGAGGATGGGAATTGCTTGTTCCGATCGGTGGCCGATCAAGTGTATGGTGACCAAGAGATGCATGCCTGCGTTCGCGACCATTGTATGGATTACATC TCTCAAAATGCCGATTACTATTCGCAATATATGACTGAGGACATCGACAGCTACGTGGAGCGTAAACGCTACAGCGAGGTTCACGGCAACCATTTGGAGATCCAAGCTCTGAGTGAAATGTACAATCGACCAATTCATATTTATTGCTACAGCTTGG AACCGATCAATATCttccaaaactttcaaaaatcgGAGAAAATTAACGTTCCAATCCGACTTTGCTATCATCGCGCTTGTCATTATAACTCTCTCGTGGATCCTCATCAAGCTAGTATTGGGATCGGGTTGGGATTGCCCGGGTTTCAGCCCGGATTGGCGGATCGCAATTTGCTTGGACAAGCATGCAAGGCCAGTGAAAACGATCTGGTCGAGAATACGATGTTAGAAGATAAACTGAAGGCCACAG ATTGGGAGGCCACCAACGAGGCTATTGAGGAACAAGTAGCGCGGGAGTCTTATTTGCAATGGTTGCGCGACAACGAACGACgcaatggttccaaaagcGCATCCGCCTCGGCCACCGTCACTTCCGGAGACCTCCGCACTCCCAAAGGCATGACATCGCCCAAAGCTTCGTGCAGCAAACAAATGGGCTCGCCCAAACACCACAGTAGCCTGCTTCACGCTGCAGTCGCTGGAGCATCTGCG AACTCTCCTAAGGCGGGTTGCTCCACCCAATGTGAAAGTCCGTTGCCTTGCACTTCGTCTCAATCTAGTCAGACAGCCTTTGGCCAATGTCCGGGCTCCACTTCCAATGGATCACTGAACTCGAGCGAATCCTCGGAAGAAGCCACGTCCTCTGCTCCAAGCAATGTCGGGCGTGACTATGACGGGTTCCAACTTTTCGAAACGGCTAGCTTTCTTAGCGGGTTGCCGCCCAACATGTTTG ggcTGGAAGATTGGGCCGAGACTGATGTATTAACCCAGGTTCTAGCTGCATCTCAACAGGAATATCTGGACTCCTTGAAACAGAAACAGGCCTCGGTCAACGATAATGGGAGCGAGACAGCTTGCTCTTCCTCTGCTCctccatcttcttcttcctcctcatcctcctcatccGCTTCATCATCCAGTAAAGCTTCAACGTCGGCCAAGCCGTCTTAG